From one Mycolicibacterium sp. HK-90 genomic stretch:
- a CDS encoding heme o synthase — MSIRERRLINGAPSRIRSTFLSYLALTKPRVIELLLVTTIPAMLLADRGTIDPLLILNTLIGGGLAAAGANTLNCVADADIDKVMKRTARRPLAQASVPTRHALVFGLVLSVTSYCWLWWTSNLLSGLLAVATIAFYVFVYTLLLKRRTSQNVVWGGAAGCMPVMIGWSAVTGTIQWPALVMFLIIFFWTPPHTWALAMRYKDDYKAAGVPMLPAVATEREVTRQILIYTWLTVLTTLVLALATGWLYGAVALLAGAWFLVMAHQLYSGVKRGEPVKPLRLFLQSNNYLAVVFCALAIDSALALPTILGH; from the coding sequence GTGAGCATTCGCGAGCGCCGGCTCATCAATGGGGCGCCGAGCCGAATACGATCCACCTTCCTGTCGTATCTGGCCCTCACCAAGCCGCGCGTGATCGAGTTGTTGCTGGTCACCACCATCCCGGCGATGCTGTTGGCCGACCGCGGCACCATTGACCCGCTGCTGATCCTCAACACGCTGATCGGTGGCGGGCTCGCGGCGGCCGGCGCCAACACGCTCAACTGTGTGGCCGACGCCGATATCGACAAGGTGATGAAGCGGACCGCCCGCCGTCCGCTGGCCCAGGCCTCGGTGCCCACCCGGCATGCGCTGGTCTTCGGTCTGGTGCTCTCGGTGACGTCGTACTGCTGGCTGTGGTGGACGTCGAATCTGCTGTCCGGCTTGCTGGCCGTGGCCACCATCGCGTTCTACGTCTTCGTCTACACGTTGCTGCTGAAGCGCCGTACCTCGCAGAATGTGGTGTGGGGCGGGGCGGCCGGCTGCATGCCGGTGATGATCGGCTGGTCCGCGGTGACCGGCACCATCCAGTGGCCCGCCCTGGTGATGTTCCTCATCATCTTCTTCTGGACGCCGCCGCACACCTGGGCGCTGGCCATGCGGTACAAGGACGACTACAAGGCAGCGGGTGTGCCGATGCTGCCGGCCGTGGCCACCGAGCGTGAGGTCACCCGACAGATCCTGATCTACACCTGGCTGACGGTGCTCACCACGCTGGTGCTGGCACTGGCCACCGGATGGCTGTACGGCGCCGTGGCGCTGCTCGCCGGCGCCTGGTTCCTGGTGATGGCCCACCAGCTGTACTCCGGGGTGAAGCGGGGGGAGCCGGTGAAGCCGCTGCGGTTGTTCCTGCAGTCGAACAACTATCTGGCCGTGGTGTTCTGCGCGCTGGCCATCGACTCGGCGCTGGCGCTGCCGACGATCCTCGGCCACTAG
- a CDS encoding DUF1254 domain-containing protein, translating into MSPDNFARAESDLYFAGAVKDGGFGRFFHNRELTPIDHQIVIRQNRDTLYSAAVFDLDAGPVTITLPEAAGRFMSLQVISEDHYTTNVAYAPAEVTFSRDSVDTRYAIAAVRTLVDPGDTADLASVHALQDAITVSQADSGFFEIPQWDPVSQKTVRDALISLSTTLADTKSMFGPKYEVDPVRHLIGSAFAWGGNPERDALYLTVVPARNDAATVHRLTVKDVPVDGFWSVTVYNKDGYFTPNAQNAYSVNNITAVKDPDGATTIQFGGSDDGGGAINLLPVTEGWNYVVRLYRPGPEILDGSWKFPAAQPV; encoded by the coding sequence GTGTCTCCTGACAACTTCGCGCGCGCCGAATCCGACCTGTACTTCGCCGGAGCCGTGAAGGACGGCGGGTTCGGAAGGTTCTTCCACAACCGTGAGCTGACCCCGATCGATCATCAGATCGTCATCCGGCAGAACCGGGACACCTTGTATTCCGCTGCGGTGTTCGATCTGGACGCCGGGCCGGTCACCATCACCCTGCCAGAGGCCGCGGGCCGGTTCATGTCGCTGCAGGTGATCAGCGAGGACCACTACACCACCAACGTCGCCTACGCGCCGGCCGAGGTGACGTTCAGCCGCGACTCGGTCGACACCCGCTATGCGATCGCGGCGGTGCGCACCTTGGTCGATCCCGGGGACACCGCTGACCTGGCCTCGGTGCACGCGTTGCAGGACGCCATCACCGTTTCCCAGGCCGACTCGGGATTCTTCGAGATCCCGCAGTGGGATCCGGTCAGTCAGAAGACGGTTCGGGATGCCCTCATCTCGCTGTCCACCACCCTGGCGGACACAAAGTCGATGTTCGGCCCCAAGTACGAGGTGGATCCCGTCCGGCATCTGATCGGCTCGGCGTTCGCCTGGGGCGGCAACCCCGAGCGCGACGCGCTGTATCTCACCGTGGTGCCGGCCCGCAACGACGCCGCCACCGTGCACCGGCTGACCGTGAAAGACGTTCCGGTGGACGGGTTCTGGTCGGTGACCGTGTACAACAAGGACGGCTACTTCACGCCGAACGCACAGAACGCCTATTCGGTGAACAACATCACCGCGGTCAAGGATCCCGACGGCGCCACCACGATCCAGTTCGGTGGCAGTGACGACGGTGGGGGTGCGATCAACCTGCTGCCGGTCACCGAGGGCTGGAACTACGTCGTGCGGCTGTATCGACCGGGGCCCGAGATCCTCGACGGGTCCTGGAAGTTTCCCGCCGCGCAACCGGTGTAA
- a CDS encoding ABC transporter ATP-binding protein, giving the protein MTSRSDDSGSSGKRSSALPVSLRGVSKRYGSTTAVSNLDLEVQRAEVLALLGPNGAGKTTTVEMCEGFIRPDGGTVEILGLDPVADNAQLRERIGVMLQGGGGYPAARAGEMLNLVASYAADPLDPAWLMDTLGLTESARTTYRRLSGGQQQRLALACAVVGRPELVFLDEPTAGMDAHARIVVWELIDALRRDGVTVVLTTHHLAEAEELADRIVIIDHGVAVATGTPAELTRSGAENQLRFSAPRKLDLSLLTDALPEDYKATETAPGEYLVEGNIDPQVLATVTAWCARVNVLATDMRVEQRSLEDVFLDLTGRELRS; this is encoded by the coding sequence GTGACCTCGCGTTCTGACGATTCCGGCTCCTCGGGCAAGCGCTCGTCGGCCCTACCCGTGTCGCTCCGCGGCGTGAGCAAGCGCTACGGGTCGACGACAGCGGTGTCGAATCTGGACCTCGAGGTGCAGCGCGCCGAGGTGCTGGCCCTGCTCGGCCCCAACGGCGCAGGCAAGACCACGACAGTCGAGATGTGCGAGGGGTTCATCCGCCCCGACGGCGGCACTGTCGAAATCCTCGGACTGGATCCCGTCGCGGACAACGCCCAGCTGCGCGAGCGGATCGGCGTGATGCTGCAGGGCGGCGGCGGATATCCCGCGGCCCGGGCCGGCGAGATGCTCAACCTGGTCGCGTCCTACGCCGCCGATCCCCTCGATCCGGCCTGGCTGATGGACACCCTCGGCCTGACCGAATCCGCCCGCACCACCTACCGGCGGTTGTCCGGCGGTCAGCAACAACGCCTGGCGCTGGCCTGCGCCGTGGTGGGCCGCCCCGAGTTGGTGTTCCTCGACGAACCCACCGCCGGGATGGATGCTCACGCGCGAATCGTGGTGTGGGAGTTGATCGATGCGCTCCGCCGCGACGGAGTGACGGTGGTGCTGACCACCCACCATCTCGCCGAAGCGGAAGAACTCGCCGACCGGATCGTGATCATCGATCACGGTGTGGCCGTCGCCACCGGCACACCGGCCGAACTGACCCGCAGCGGCGCCGAGAACCAGTTGCGCTTCAGCGCGCCGCGCAAGCTCGACCTTTCCCTCCTGACGGACGCGCTGCCGGAGGACTACAAGGCCACCGAGACGGCACCTGGCGAGTACCTGGTCGAAGGCAACATCGATCCGCAGGTGCTGGCCACCGTGACCGCGTGGTGTGCCCGGGTCAATGTGCTGGCCACCGACATGCGGGTGGAGCAGCGCAGCCTCGAAGACGTATTCCTCGACCTGACCGGACGGGAGCTGCGGTCATGA
- a CDS encoding heme A synthase produces MPVGRAFQRLVDLLPMPSLRVQRLIAFLVILTQGGISVTGAIVRVTASGLGCPTWPQCFPGSFTPVPHAEVAVVHQVVEFGNRMITFLVVLTAAAAVLAVTRARRRREVLIYAWLMPASTVVQAVIGGITVLTGLLWWTVAIHLLASMAMVWLAVLLFVKIGQPDTGAPTTVVPKPLRQLTVLTAIVLAGVLVTGTLVTGAGPHAGDKSLERVVPRLQVEITTLVHMHSSLLVAYLSLVVALGFALVAVRASRPVMVRLGVLVALVCAQGLVGIVQFYTGVPAALVAVHVAGAAACTAATAALWASMRERVEPADLPPAV; encoded by the coding sequence GTGCCCGTCGGAAGAGCTTTCCAGCGACTGGTCGATCTGCTGCCCATGCCGAGCCTGCGGGTTCAGCGCCTGATCGCTTTCCTGGTGATCCTCACCCAGGGCGGCATCTCGGTCACCGGGGCGATCGTCCGGGTCACCGCGTCCGGTCTGGGTTGCCCCACCTGGCCACAGTGCTTCCCCGGCAGCTTCACCCCCGTGCCACACGCGGAAGTCGCCGTCGTGCACCAGGTGGTCGAATTCGGCAACCGGATGATCACCTTCCTGGTGGTACTGACCGCCGCTGCCGCCGTACTGGCCGTCACCCGGGCCCGACGGCGCCGCGAGGTGCTGATCTACGCCTGGCTGATGCCGGCCTCCACCGTGGTCCAGGCCGTCATCGGCGGCATCACGGTCCTCACCGGCCTGCTGTGGTGGACGGTGGCGATCCACCTGCTCGCCTCCATGGCGATGGTGTGGCTCGCGGTGCTGCTGTTCGTCAAGATCGGTCAGCCCGACACGGGCGCACCGACGACGGTGGTGCCGAAACCGTTGCGACAGTTGACCGTACTCACCGCGATCGTCCTGGCCGGGGTCTTGGTGACCGGCACCCTGGTGACCGGTGCCGGACCCCACGCCGGGGACAAGAGCCTAGAGCGGGTGGTGCCGCGTCTGCAGGTCGAGATCACCACGCTGGTGCACATGCATTCGTCGCTGCTGGTCGCCTACCTGTCACTGGTCGTCGCGCTGGGCTTCGCGCTCGTCGCGGTGCGCGCCTCCCGCCCGGTGATGGTCCGACTCGGCGTGCTGGTGGCGTTGGTCTGCGCGCAAGGACTGGTCGGGATCGTGCAGTTCTACACCGGTGTGCCCGCGGCGCTCGTCGCGGTGCACGTCGCCGGCGCGGCGGCCTGCACCGCCGCCACCGCCGCCCTGTGGGCGTCGATGCGTGAGCGGGTAGAGCCCGCGGACCTACCGCCCGCGGTGTGA
- the tal gene encoding transaldolase, producing MTQNPNLAALSAAGVSVWLDDLSRERLQTGNLQQLIDTRSVVGVTTNPSIFQAALSKGTAYDAQVAELAKQGADVDDTIRTVTTDDVRNACDVLAKQYEASDGVDGRVSIEVDPRLAHDTDKTILQAIDLWKTVDRPNLLIKIPATLAGLPAITAVIAEGISVNVTLIFSVERHRAVMDAYLAGLEKAKEAGHDLSKIHSVASFFVSRVDTEIDNRLEKIGSEDALALRGKAGVANSRLAYAAYEEVFGGERFAALKADGARVQRVLWASTGVKNPDYSDTMYVTELVAPHTVNTLPEKTLEAVADHGQITGNTISGTAAASQETFDKLSAIGIDLVDVFKVLEDEGVDKFEKSWQELLDATQGQLDATTR from the coding sequence ATGACTCAGAACCCGAATCTCGCGGCGCTGAGCGCCGCAGGTGTATCCGTCTGGCTCGATGACCTGTCGCGTGAGCGGCTGCAGACCGGCAATCTGCAGCAGCTGATCGACACCCGCAGCGTCGTCGGGGTGACGACGAACCCGTCGATCTTCCAGGCCGCGTTGTCGAAGGGCACCGCGTACGACGCCCAGGTCGCCGAGCTCGCCAAGCAGGGAGCCGACGTGGACGACACCATCCGCACGGTGACCACCGATGACGTTCGCAACGCCTGCGATGTCCTGGCCAAGCAGTACGAGGCTTCCGACGGTGTGGACGGCCGGGTGTCGATCGAGGTCGATCCGCGGCTGGCCCATGACACCGACAAGACGATCCTGCAGGCCATCGACCTGTGGAAGACCGTCGACCGGCCGAACCTGCTGATCAAGATCCCGGCAACGCTGGCCGGTCTGCCCGCGATCACCGCGGTGATCGCCGAGGGCATCTCGGTCAACGTCACGTTGATCTTCTCGGTCGAACGGCACCGCGCGGTGATGGACGCTTACCTGGCCGGCCTGGAGAAGGCGAAGGAGGCCGGCCACGATCTGTCCAAGATCCATTCGGTCGCTTCGTTCTTCGTGTCCCGGGTGGACACCGAGATCGACAACCGGCTGGAGAAGATCGGCTCCGAGGATGCGCTGGCGCTGCGCGGCAAGGCCGGCGTGGCCAACTCGCGACTGGCCTACGCGGCTTACGAGGAGGTCTTCGGCGGCGAGCGTTTCGCAGCACTCAAAGCCGACGGCGCCCGCGTGCAGCGCGTGCTGTGGGCGTCCACCGGCGTCAAGAACCCGGACTACTCCGACACGATGTACGTCACCGAGCTGGTCGCACCGCACACGGTGAACACCCTGCCGGAGAAGACATTGGAGGCGGTCGCCGACCACGGCCAGATCACCGGTAACACCATCTCCGGGACGGCAGCGGCATCGCAGGAGACCTTCGACAAACTCAGCGCCATCGGCATCGATCTGGTCGATGTGTTCAAGGTGCTCGAAGACGAGGGTGTGGACAAGTTCGAAAAGTCGTGGCAGGAACTGCTCGACGCGACACAGGGCCAACTCGACGCCACCACACGATGA
- a CDS encoding ABC transporter permease: MTSVANRFTPGTFTPDPRPAKVPAMLAAQFGLELKLLLRNGEQLLLTMFIPITLLVGMTLLPLGSFGDNRAATFTPAIMALAVISTAFTGQAIAVAFDRRYGALKRLGATALPVWGIIAGKSLAVVTVVFLQAILLGAIGFALGWRPSPVGLALGAAVIALGTAAFAALGLLLGGTLKAEIVLALANLLWFVFAGVGALTLEGGLVPSALRWAARLTPSGALTESLTQAMALSVDWFGLAVLAVWGAVAAVAALRWFRFT; encoded by the coding sequence ATGACCAGCGTTGCGAATCGGTTCACCCCGGGCACCTTCACCCCGGATCCTCGCCCGGCCAAGGTGCCGGCCATGCTGGCCGCCCAGTTCGGACTGGAGCTGAAGCTGCTGCTGCGCAACGGCGAGCAGTTGTTGCTGACGATGTTCATCCCGATCACGCTGTTGGTCGGGATGACGCTGTTGCCGCTGGGATCGTTCGGTGACAATCGCGCGGCAACGTTCACTCCCGCGATCATGGCACTGGCTGTCATCTCCACGGCGTTCACCGGGCAGGCCATCGCGGTGGCATTCGACCGCCGCTACGGCGCGCTGAAGCGGCTCGGCGCCACCGCGCTTCCCGTGTGGGGGATCATCGCGGGGAAGTCGCTGGCCGTGGTGACGGTCGTATTCTTGCAGGCAATTCTGTTGGGCGCCATAGGTTTTGCGCTGGGTTGGCGCCCTTCGCCGGTGGGCCTGGCGCTGGGCGCGGCGGTCATCGCCCTGGGCACGGCAGCGTTCGCCGCGTTGGGGCTGCTGCTCGGCGGCACCCTCAAGGCCGAGATCGTGCTGGCGTTGGCGAACCTGCTGTGGTTCGTGTTCGCCGGGGTCGGCGCACTGACACTGGAAGGCGGGCTGGTGCCGTCCGCGCTGCGGTGGGCGGCGCGACTGACCCCGTCGGGGGCCCTCACGGAATCGCTGACCCAGGCGATGGCGCTGTCGGTGGACTGGTTCGGACTGGCCGTGCTGGCGGTGTGGGGTGCGGTGGCCGCGGTCGCGGCGCTGCGGTGGTTCCGCTTCACCTGA
- a CDS encoding quinone oxidoreductase, which translates to MYAIEVAETGGPEVLSYVERPEPSPGPGEVLIKAEAIGVNFIDTYFRSGQYPRDLPFIVGSEVCGTVAAVGDDVAALAVGDRVVTANATGAYADFCVAPADFVAYVPDGVAPDAIASALLKGMTAHYLIKSTYAVQPNDTVLVHAGAGGVGLILTQWATSIGTRVITTASTPEKAELSRQAGAVEVLDYPEDPAEFGDRIRDLTGGAGVAAVYDGVGASTFDASLASLAVRGTLALFGAASGPVPPVDPQRLNAAGSVFLTRPTLAHHTRTPDEFSWRAGELINAIADGSITITVGGRYPLAEAAQAHTDLQGRKTVGSVVLVP; encoded by the coding sequence GTGTATGCCATCGAAGTTGCCGAGACCGGCGGACCCGAAGTCCTGAGCTACGTCGAGCGGCCCGAGCCCTCCCCCGGCCCCGGCGAGGTATTGATCAAGGCCGAGGCCATCGGCGTCAACTTCATCGACACGTACTTCCGGTCCGGGCAGTATCCGAGGGACCTGCCGTTCATCGTCGGGTCCGAGGTGTGTGGCACCGTCGCCGCGGTCGGCGACGACGTGGCCGCGCTCGCCGTCGGCGACCGCGTGGTGACCGCCAACGCGACCGGCGCGTATGCCGACTTCTGCGTCGCCCCAGCCGATTTCGTCGCCTATGTGCCCGACGGCGTGGCTCCCGACGCGATCGCCTCCGCGCTGCTCAAGGGCATGACCGCGCACTACCTGATCAAGTCCACCTACGCCGTGCAACCCAACGACACGGTGCTGGTGCATGCCGGTGCCGGTGGCGTCGGCCTGATCCTGACCCAGTGGGCCACCAGCATCGGCACCCGGGTGATCACCACCGCATCGACACCGGAGAAGGCCGAACTGTCCCGGCAGGCCGGGGCCGTGGAGGTGCTCGACTACCCCGAGGATCCGGCCGAGTTCGGAGACCGGATCCGCGATCTCACCGGCGGTGCGGGCGTGGCAGCGGTCTACGACGGGGTCGGCGCGTCGACCTTCGACGCCAGCCTGGCCAGCCTCGCGGTGCGCGGCACCCTGGCCCTGTTCGGCGCGGCCAGCGGTCCGGTGCCGCCGGTGGATCCACAACGGCTCAACGCCGCGGGCTCGGTGTTCCTGACCCGGCCGACGCTGGCCCACCACACCCGCACGCCCGATGAATTCTCGTGGCGGGCAGGAGAATTGATCAACGCCATCGCCGACGGATCGATCACCATCACCGTGGGTGGCCGTTACCCCCTTGCCGAGGCGGCCCAGGCACACACCGACCTTCAGGGCCGCAAGACCGTCGGCTCGGTCGTGCTGGTGCCCTAG
- a CDS encoding RimK family alpha-L-glutamate ligase, with protein sequence MKLARPDVFHPRIVLAGCPALPEGDGDDAGLTAALRHRGLHARWLPWDDPATLTADLVIVRATWDYTERLDEFLSWARSVPRLLNPAQIVEWNADKRYLDDLRRAGVPVVPTRYFAVGERVVVPDGEVVVKPAVGAGSAGAQRFVDASEAQAHAAALQDAGRAVLVQPYDPRIADGETALVYIAGEESHAFTKGPILPPAGESPVFEETGTYAEESLSPANPDDEVWRVGRQAIDAVTRRFDIEPEELLYARVDVIGGPRDPRLLELELVEPGLGFRQLDQSDREDAERRFAVGVEDALQRFGLGPLSHRGR encoded by the coding sequence GTGAAACTTGCCCGTCCGGATGTGTTCCATCCCCGCATCGTGTTGGCCGGCTGCCCGGCGTTGCCGGAAGGCGACGGTGACGACGCCGGCCTGACCGCGGCGCTGCGCCACCGCGGTCTCCACGCCCGCTGGCTGCCGTGGGACGATCCGGCCACGCTGACCGCCGATCTGGTGATCGTGCGGGCCACCTGGGACTACACCGAGCGGCTCGACGAGTTCCTGTCATGGGCGCGGTCGGTCCCGCGTCTGCTCAATCCGGCGCAGATCGTCGAGTGGAACGCCGACAAGCGCTACCTCGACGATCTGCGGCGCGCAGGGGTTCCGGTGGTGCCGACGCGATATTTCGCGGTCGGTGAGCGGGTTGTCGTGCCCGACGGCGAAGTCGTGGTGAAGCCTGCGGTGGGTGCCGGATCGGCCGGGGCGCAGCGCTTCGTCGACGCATCGGAGGCACAGGCCCACGCGGCGGCGCTGCAGGACGCCGGCCGTGCGGTGCTGGTGCAGCCCTACGATCCGCGTATCGCCGACGGAGAAACCGCGCTGGTGTACATCGCGGGCGAGGAATCGCACGCCTTCACCAAAGGCCCGATCCTGCCGCCGGCGGGGGAGTCGCCAGTGTTCGAGGAGACCGGCACGTACGCCGAGGAGTCGCTCTCACCGGCCAACCCCGACGACGAGGTTTGGCGCGTCGGTCGCCAGGCCATCGATGCCGTGACCCGGCGGTTCGACATCGAACCCGAGGAGCTGCTGTACGCCCGGGTCGACGTGATCGGCGGCCCGCGGGATCCGCGGCTGCTGGAGTTGGAGCTCGTCGAGCCAGGGCTGGGATTTCGGCAGCTCGATCAGTCCGACCGGGAGGACGCCGAGCGGCGCTTCGCGGTCGGTGTGGAGGACGCGCTGCAGCGTTTCGGGCTGGGCCCGCTGTCACACCGCGGGCGGTAG
- the tkt gene encoding transketolase, whose protein sequence is MTTAEEITALTQPNHPDDWTEIDSVAVDTVRVLAADAVQKVGNGHPGTAMSLAPLAYTLFQRQLRHDPSDTQWIGRDRFVLSCGHSSLTLYLQLYLGGFGLELADIEALRTWGSLTPGHPEYHHTKGVEITTGPLGQGLASAVGMAMAARYERGLFDPDTAPGESPFDHYIYVVASDGDMEEGVTSEASSLAGTQQLGNLIVFWDDNKISIEHNTDIALSEDVPARYRAYGWHVQEVEGGENVVGIEAAIAEAKKVTDKPSFIALRTIIGYPAPNKMNTGGVHGSALGADEVAATKKILGFDPDKSFEVRDEVITHTRELVARGKKAHAEWQVTFDAWAEREPERKALLDRLQAGKLPEGWDAELPHWEVDSKPVATRAASGAVLAAVGQTLPELWGGSADLAGSNNTTIKGANSFGPPSISTEDWNATWYGRTLHFGIREHAMGAILSGIVLHGPTRPYGGTFLQFSDYMRPAVRLAALMNIDPIYVWTHDSIGLGEDGPTHQPIEHLAALRAIPNLSVVRPGDPNETAYAWKTVLERTASTGPVGLILTRQGVPVLEGTSAEGVARGGYVLGGTPEENPDVVIIATGSEVQLAVAAQKLLADKDINASVVSMPCVEWFESQPKEYRDSVLPPAVSARVAVEAAVAQSWYKLVGDTGEIVSIEHYGASADDKTLFREFGFTAEAVAAAAERSLDN, encoded by the coding sequence GTGACCACGGCCGAAGAGATCACCGCTCTCACCCAGCCCAACCACCCCGACGACTGGACCGAAATCGACAGCGTCGCGGTCGACACCGTCCGGGTGCTCGCGGCTGATGCGGTGCAGAAGGTCGGCAACGGCCACCCGGGAACAGCGATGAGCCTGGCTCCCCTCGCCTACACCCTGTTCCAGCGGCAGCTGCGCCACGATCCCAGCGACACCCAGTGGATCGGCCGGGACCGTTTCGTACTGTCCTGCGGACATTCCAGCCTGACCCTGTACCTGCAGCTCTACCTCGGCGGGTTCGGCCTTGAGCTGGCCGACATCGAGGCGTTGCGCACGTGGGGTTCGCTGACCCCGGGCCATCCCGAGTACCACCACACCAAGGGTGTGGAGATCACCACCGGCCCGCTGGGTCAGGGGTTGGCGTCGGCGGTCGGCATGGCGATGGCGGCGCGGTACGAGCGCGGCCTGTTCGATCCCGACACCGCCCCGGGCGAGAGCCCGTTCGACCACTACATCTACGTCGTGGCCTCTGACGGCGACATGGAGGAGGGCGTCACCAGCGAAGCCTCCTCGCTGGCGGGCACCCAGCAGCTCGGCAATCTCATCGTGTTCTGGGATGACAACAAGATCTCCATCGAGCACAACACCGACATCGCGCTGAGCGAAGACGTGCCCGCGCGATACCGCGCCTACGGCTGGCACGTGCAGGAAGTCGAGGGTGGCGAGAACGTCGTCGGCATCGAAGCGGCGATCGCGGAGGCCAAGAAGGTCACCGACAAGCCGTCGTTCATCGCGTTGCGCACCATCATCGGCTACCCGGCCCCGAACAAGATGAACACCGGCGGGGTGCACGGCTCGGCGCTGGGCGCCGACGAGGTGGCGGCCACCAAGAAGATCCTCGGGTTCGACCCCGACAAGAGCTTCGAGGTGCGCGACGAGGTCATCACCCACACCCGCGAGCTGGTGGCCCGCGGTAAGAAGGCCCACGCCGAGTGGCAGGTCACCTTCGACGCCTGGGCCGAGCGCGAGCCCGAGCGCAAGGCGCTGCTGGACCGGCTGCAGGCAGGCAAGCTGCCCGAGGGCTGGGATGCCGAGCTGCCGCACTGGGAGGTCGATTCCAAGCCGGTGGCCACCCGAGCCGCCTCCGGCGCCGTGCTCGCCGCCGTCGGCCAGACCCTGCCCGAGCTATGGGGCGGCTCCGCCGACCTCGCGGGCAGCAACAACACCACGATCAAGGGCGCGAATTCGTTCGGGCCGCCGTCGATCTCGACCGAGGACTGGAACGCCACCTGGTACGGGCGCACCCTGCACTTCGGCATCCGCGAGCACGCGATGGGCGCGATCCTGTCCGGCATCGTGCTGCACGGCCCGACCCGGCCGTACGGCGGCACGTTCCTCCAGTTCTCGGATTACATGCGGCCGGCTGTGCGTTTGGCAGCTTTGATGAACATCGACCCGATCTACGTGTGGACCCACGATTCGATCGGCCTGGGCGAGGACGGCCCCACCCACCAGCCGATCGAACATCTGGCCGCGTTGCGCGCGATCCCGAACCTCTCGGTGGTTCGGCCGGGCGACCCGAACGAGACCGCCTATGCGTGGAAGACCGTGCTGGAGCGCACCGCCAGCACCGGCCCGGTGGGGTTGATCCTGACCCGCCAGGGCGTCCCGGTGCTCGAAGGCACCAGCGCCGAGGGTGTGGCCCGCGGCGGCTACGTGCTCGGCGGCACCCCGGAGGAGAACCCCGACGTGGTGATCATCGCCACGGGCTCCGAGGTCCAGCTGGCCGTTGCAGCGCAAAAGCTGTTGGCGGACAAGGACATCAACGCCAGCGTGGTGTCGATGCCGTGTGTCGAGTGGTTCGAGTCGCAGCCCAAGGAGTACCGCGATTCGGTGCTGCCGCCCGCCGTTTCGGCCCGGGTGGCGGTCGAGGCCGCGGTGGCGCAGAGTTGGTACAAGCTGGTCGGAGACACCGGCGAGATCGTCTCGATCGAGCACTACGGTGCCTCTGCCGACGACAAGACACTGTTCCGCGAGTTCGGCTTCACCGCCGAGGCTGTCGCGGCCGCAGCGGAACGGTCCCTGGACAACTGA